One Deltaproteobacteria bacterium DNA segment encodes these proteins:
- a CDS encoding transposase: protein MKGQAGDKGPSPSLRKSRAQQGLAWIQRLYRIERTVAGASAEERHDVRQREARPLVAQLRAWLDTALPSVPPQSLTGQALGYVARQWPKLVRYLDDGRIPIDTNAVENAIRPFALGRKNWLFADTVGGAQASANLYSLVQTAKANGLDPYAYLRHLFTEIPKATRPEHFDLLLPHRLDRAHLASTH, encoded by the coding sequence CTGAAGGGCCAGGCGGGCGACAAGGGCCCCTCGCCCTCGCTGCGCAAGAGCCGCGCCCAGCAGGGGCTCGCGTGGATCCAGCGCCTCTACCGGATCGAGCGCACGGTTGCCGGCGCGAGCGCCGAAGAGCGCCACGACGTCCGCCAGCGCGAGGCCCGGCCGCTCGTCGCGCAGCTGCGCGCCTGGCTCGACACGGCGCTCCCGAGCGTCCCGCCCCAGAGCCTCACCGGCCAGGCGCTCGGCTACGTCGCCCGCCAGTGGCCGAAGCTCGTGCGCTATCTCGACGACGGGCGCATCCCGATCGACACGAACGCGGTCGAGAACGCCATCCGCCCCTTCGCGCTCGGCCGCAAAAACTGGCTCTTCGCCGACACGGTCGGCGGCGCCCAGGCGAGCGCCAACCTCTACAGCCTCGTCCAGACCGCCAAGGCGAACGGCCTCGATCCCTACGCCTACCTACGCCACCTCTTCACCGAGATCCCAAAGGCCACTCGTCCCGAGCACTTCGATCTACTCCTCCCACACCGCCTCGACCGCGCCCACCTCGCCAGCACCCACTGA